One region of Luteolibacter yonseiensis genomic DNA includes:
- a CDS encoding phosphocholine-specific phospholipase C — protein MLSRREFLQKAAMLSGGLGALAATPPSILKALGIEPRKGSTFMDAEHVVILMQENRSFDHAFGTLRGVRGFEDPRAIDQPGGNPVWLQTDGRGDVYAPFNLDIHGSKATWMGDLPHDRDSQVAAGNGGKHDQWLKVKQSGREAYAALPLTLGYYDRSDIPFYHAFADAFTVCDQHFSSVQTCTTPNRLFLWTGTNRDPRNPEAEPCLDNDQADHRTNVDWTTFPERLEDCGVSWKIYQNEIDLPTGLEDDEASWLSNFGDNTMEYFSQYHVRFSPAHVAHVEKQIAALSRQLAGPVDPAVEPGEAEKRREKQLAALARLQEELAACSPEAFRQLPVREQNLHKKAFTTNTGDPLQRKLATLRYREGETEREVHVPAGDVLHQFRKDVDGGRLPTVSWLVAPENFSDHPSAPWYGAWYVSEVLEILTRDPEVWKKTIFILTYDENDGYYDHVPPFIPPHTDHPASGAASKGIDTALEFDGQGHAMGLGYRVPMVIASPWSRGGNVCSEVFDHTSVLRFLEVFLAGKKTSGRVVEPNISNWRRTVCGDLTSAFGPLTDATEGDPEAVARDTFVEGIHRAGFSGSPDSHRSLTAEEISRIRGNARTSPLLPLQEPGTRPSRALPYELHAEGRLDRVAGTFAIALEAAAGTFGRKNAGAPFQVYAPGAYRSDQAIGDSDARGPDEHARRWSYAVATGDRVGYAWPLEAFEGGLYHLRTYGPNGFHREYRGNLADPLLEIGCTYMEASESLLLTFSNQDTAKPLRVTVRDLAYGADEVAITLPAGGSMLVPFDLARSFRWYDLEVGVVGSDLFSRRYAGRVENGRDGPSDPLIGRRTAAIANDTESKPAATGGSI, from the coding sequence ATGCTTTCAAGACGAGAATTCCTGCAAAAGGCCGCCATGCTTTCCGGCGGGCTCGGAGCCCTGGCGGCCACGCCGCCTTCCATCCTGAAAGCCCTCGGCATCGAGCCGCGGAAAGGCAGCACCTTCATGGATGCGGAGCATGTGGTGATCCTGATGCAGGAAAACCGCTCGTTCGACCACGCTTTCGGAACCCTGCGTGGCGTGCGCGGCTTCGAGGATCCGCGTGCGATTGATCAGCCGGGTGGAAATCCGGTGTGGTTGCAGACCGACGGTCGGGGAGATGTCTACGCCCCCTTCAATCTGGACATCCACGGATCGAAGGCGACCTGGATGGGCGACCTGCCCCATGACAGGGATTCCCAGGTGGCGGCGGGGAACGGAGGGAAGCACGACCAGTGGCTGAAGGTGAAGCAATCCGGCCGGGAGGCCTATGCGGCGCTCCCTCTCACGCTGGGGTACTATGATCGTAGTGACATTCCGTTCTATCATGCCTTCGCGGACGCGTTCACGGTCTGCGACCAGCACTTCAGCTCGGTGCAGACCTGCACGACCCCGAACCGGCTTTTCCTGTGGACGGGTACGAACCGCGATCCACGGAACCCGGAAGCGGAACCCTGTCTCGACAACGATCAGGCCGACCACCGGACCAATGTGGACTGGACGACTTTCCCGGAGCGGCTGGAGGACTGTGGAGTCTCCTGGAAGATCTATCAGAACGAGATCGACCTGCCGACCGGATTGGAGGATGACGAGGCATCTTGGCTCTCCAACTTCGGGGACAACACGATGGAATATTTTTCCCAGTATCACGTGAGGTTCTCCCCGGCCCATGTGGCGCATGTTGAAAAGCAGATCGCCGCGTTGTCCCGGCAACTGGCCGGACCTGTCGATCCCGCGGTCGAACCCGGGGAGGCTGAAAAACGCAGGGAAAAACAACTCGCGGCCTTGGCAAGACTTCAGGAGGAGCTGGCCGCCTGCTCGCCGGAAGCATTCCGGCAGCTTCCGGTCCGGGAACAGAACCTCCATAAGAAAGCCTTCACCACGAACACCGGAGACCCGCTCCAGCGGAAGCTCGCCACCCTCCGCTACCGCGAAGGAGAAACCGAACGCGAGGTGCATGTGCCCGCCGGCGACGTGCTCCACCAGTTCCGCAAGGATGTGGACGGCGGCAGGTTGCCAACGGTCTCCTGGCTGGTGGCTCCCGAGAATTTTTCCGACCACCCGAGCGCTCCCTGGTACGGCGCGTGGTATGTCTCGGAAGTGTTGGAAATCCTGACCCGTGACCCGGAGGTATGGAAGAAGACCATCTTCATCCTCACCTATGACGAGAACGATGGCTACTATGATCATGTCCCTCCGTTCATCCCGCCCCACACGGACCATCCCGCAAGCGGAGCCGCCTCAAAAGGGATCGATACCGCGCTGGAGTTCGACGGACAGGGTCACGCCATGGGCCTGGGTTACCGGGTTCCGATGGTGATCGCCTCGCCATGGTCACGCGGCGGCAATGTCTGCTCGGAGGTGTTCGACCACACCTCGGTGCTCCGTTTTCTCGAGGTCTTCCTCGCCGGGAAAAAGACGTCTGGCCGCGTCGTGGAGCCGAATATCAGCAATTGGAGGAGGACGGTTTGTGGCGACCTGACCTCCGCGTTCGGACCCTTGACGGATGCCACGGAGGGTGATCCCGAGGCGGTGGCGCGGGATACATTCGTCGAGGGAATCCACCGCGCGGGTTTCAGCGGTTCTCCCGACAGCCACCGGAGCCTCACGGCGGAGGAAATCAGCCGGATCCGTGGAAACGCGCGGACCTCGCCTCTCCTTCCCTTGCAGGAACCCGGCACCCGGCCGTCGCGCGCGCTGCCTTATGAACTCCACGCCGAGGGACGCCTGGACCGCGTGGCGGGGACTTTTGCCATCGCTTTAGAAGCGGCGGCGGGAACCTTCGGACGGAAAAACGCCGGCGCGCCTTTCCAAGTCTACGCGCCCGGAGCCTATCGGTCTGACCAAGCCATCGGCGACTCCGACGCACGAGGCCCAGACGAACACGCCCGGCGCTGGTCATACGCGGTCGCAACCGGGGACAGGGTCGGATACGCATGGCCTCTGGAAGCCTTCGAAGGCGGACTCTACCACCTGCGGACCTATGGACCGAATGGGTTCCATCGTGAATACCGGGGCAATCTTGCCGATCCGCTTCTGGAAATCGGCTGCACCTACATGGAAGCATCCGAATCGCTGCTTCTGACATTCTCGAACCAAGACACGGCAAAACCTCTCCGGGTCACGGTGAGGGATCTGGCTTACGGAGCCGACGAAGTGGCCATCACCCTGCCGGCCGGGGGCAGCATGTTGGTTCCGTTCGACCTGGCGCGCAGCTTCCGCTGGTATGATCTGGAGGTGGGCGTGGTTGGCAGTGACCTGTTCAGCCGCCGCTATGCCGGACGGGTGGAGAACGGCAGGGACGGACCAAGCGATCCCCTGATCGGCCGCCGCACCGCCGCCATCGCCAACGACACGGAATCGAAGCCCGCAGCCACCGGTGGCAGCATTTGA
- a CDS encoding LysR family transcriptional regulator has product MNIHHLELFYHVARCRGVSAAARQMPYGIQQPAISAQILQLENSLGKALFHRRPFALTVEGEALFAFVEPFFAKLPMMAERLRGGADNSLRISCPEIVQRDYLPALLSGVRARVPGFHFSLESGRIEEIENNLRGGKIDLGLATSAGPKENGIDHRELLRMPLLLLVREDDGPCTAAEILGQDRIEQPLITLPRGEPSVAAFQQELQRRNIEWYPTLELASLDLVARFVTEGYGTGLVLDIPGAVRPPGVRTLPLSDFPEVRFYALTSGNRPAMVELFIAEAEKVIEGFRGK; this is encoded by the coding sequence ATGAACATCCACCATCTGGAACTCTTCTACCATGTCGCCCGCTGCCGCGGCGTGAGCGCCGCGGCGCGGCAGATGCCCTATGGCATCCAGCAGCCCGCCATCAGCGCGCAGATCCTCCAGCTCGAGAATTCGTTGGGGAAAGCGCTTTTCCACCGGCGGCCGTTCGCGTTGACAGTGGAGGGCGAGGCGTTGTTCGCCTTCGTGGAACCCTTTTTCGCGAAGCTGCCGATGATGGCCGAACGGTTGCGTGGTGGCGCGGACAACAGCCTGCGGATCTCCTGCCCGGAGATCGTGCAGCGGGATTACCTGCCCGCGCTTCTCTCCGGCGTGCGTGCGCGCGTGCCGGGCTTCCATTTCAGCTTGGAATCGGGGCGCATCGAGGAGATCGAAAACAACCTTCGCGGCGGGAAAATCGATCTCGGGCTGGCGACGAGCGCGGGTCCGAAGGAGAATGGCATCGACCACCGCGAGCTGCTGCGGATGCCGCTGCTGTTGTTGGTCCGGGAGGATGACGGACCCTGCACGGCGGCGGAGATCCTGGGACAGGACCGGATCGAGCAACCGCTGATCACGCTGCCGCGCGGGGAGCCGTCGGTGGCGGCCTTCCAGCAGGAGCTGCAGCGCCGTAACATCGAGTGGTATCCCACGCTGGAGCTGGCGAGCCTGGATCTGGTGGCGCGTTTCGTGACGGAAGGTTACGGCACGGGCCTGGTGCTGGACATCCCGGGGGCGGTGCGTCCGCCGGGAGTGCGCACGTTGCCGCTGTCGGATTTCCCGGAGGTGCGGTTTTACGCGCTCACGTCTGGAAACCGCCCTGCCATGGTGGAGCTGTTCATTGCCGAAGCGGAGAAGGTCATCGAGGGATTTCGCGGAAAATGA
- a CDS encoding MFS transporter, which translates to MNSDSSKSWPRGFWNLMFTQFQGAFSDNALKWLVVFPVLISVTMTEADKEGFASHASQLFAIPFLLFATIGGWMADRFSKRSVMIGVKLAEIAIMLFAAYGLMLESRSLQLVAICLMGVHSTIFAPAKYGIIPEVLPPGRLSAGNGILELLTFVGIILGTFAGGWLAESLEHREMWSGILLAALAGVGVLTSLGIAKVPAADPGKKLNLNIVGEIWSNFKVMKQDRDLWRANWGNTAFFFVAALVQLNLALYAHKVFHLKPTEQAWLQAALSLGIGVGSMLAGRLSRGRIEYGLVPTGALVMALGSVALGWPGVEKSIFVSALALLGIGGGLFIVPIVSVLQHSPAPEIRGAVQGAASWLSWIGIAVAAQMLTLLTGAAHFNYGQIFWVCGGVAALAGIFVTWSRPQAVPEMLARWRHSH; encoded by the coding sequence ATGAATTCCGACTCCTCCAAATCCTGGCCGCGAGGCTTCTGGAACCTGATGTTCACCCAGTTCCAGGGTGCCTTCTCCGACAACGCTCTGAAATGGCTGGTCGTTTTCCCCGTGCTCATCTCCGTGACCATGACGGAGGCGGACAAGGAAGGCTTCGCCTCCCATGCCTCGCAGCTTTTCGCCATTCCCTTCCTGCTCTTCGCGACCATCGGCGGGTGGATGGCGGACCGCTTCAGCAAACGCTCGGTGATGATCGGCGTGAAACTGGCGGAAATCGCCATCATGCTTTTCGCCGCATACGGCCTGATGCTCGAATCGAGATCGCTCCAGCTCGTGGCGATCTGCCTGATGGGCGTCCACAGCACCATCTTCGCCCCGGCGAAATACGGCATCATCCCGGAAGTCCTGCCGCCCGGCAGACTCTCCGCCGGAAACGGTATTCTCGAACTCCTCACCTTCGTGGGCATCATCCTCGGCACCTTCGCCGGGGGGTGGCTCGCCGAGTCGTTGGAACACCGCGAGATGTGGTCCGGCATCCTGCTGGCGGCGCTCGCCGGGGTGGGAGTGCTGACCAGCCTCGGCATCGCGAAGGTGCCTGCGGCGGATCCCGGTAAAAAGCTGAACCTGAACATTGTGGGAGAGATCTGGAGCAACTTCAAGGTGATGAAGCAGGACCGCGACCTGTGGCGGGCGAACTGGGGAAACACGGCCTTCTTCTTCGTGGCCGCGCTCGTGCAGTTGAATCTCGCGCTCTACGCCCACAAGGTTTTCCACCTGAAACCCACCGAGCAAGCATGGCTGCAGGCCGCGCTCAGCCTCGGCATCGGCGTGGGGAGCATGCTGGCAGGCCGGCTTTCACGCGGCCGGATCGAATACGGATTGGTCCCCACGGGAGCCTTGGTGATGGCGCTCGGCAGTGTGGCGCTCGGTTGGCCGGGGGTGGAGAAATCCATCTTCGTCAGCGCGCTCGCGCTGCTTGGCATCGGTGGCGGGTTGTTCATCGTACCGATCGTTTCCGTGCTCCAGCACAGTCCGGCGCCGGAGATCCGTGGCGCGGTCCAGGGGGCGGCAAGCTGGCTGTCATGGATCGGCATCGCCGTGGCGGCTCAGATGCTGACACTGCTCACGGGTGCGGCGCATTTCAACTACGGCCAGATCTTCTGGGTCTGCGGCGGTGTCGCCGCGCTGGCCGGGATCTTCGTCACCTGGTCACGCCCGCAGGCGGTGCCGGAAATGCTGGCCCGCTGGAGACATTCCCACTGA
- a CDS encoding ammonium transporter — MQCVNTFKTSRLVLGFLALSTVFLQAQNTSPTVDSGNTAWVLTATALVLFMTMPGLALFYGGLVRGRNVLSVMAQCGGIACMASLLWVAVGYSLAFKGDGGWIGNLNALFLKGVTVDSVAAGTQLPEVLFVMFQMTFAIITPCLYIGAVVERMKFGALMLFSALWLLAVYFPVTHWVWGGGWLQDMGVKDLAGGIVVHATAGITALILAMMLGKRRGFPEHPHPPHQPGMVYIGAAMLWVGWFGFNGGSQLAANGPAGMTVLVTHLSACAAGLVWCLLERLRNGKAGLIGMVTGLVAGLATITPASGDVGPLGAIVIGSLSAVVCYFSVSLIREKLHIDDSLDVFAVHGVGGILGTVLLAFFGQPSLGGLGHVKSVGTQLGIQLTGLGVTILWSAVATVALVFIVRAILGLRVSEEQEAEGLDRSEHGENAYPMES; from the coding sequence ATGCAGTGCGTTAACACCTTTAAAACAAGTCGTCTGGTGCTCGGGTTCCTCGCCCTGAGCACGGTATTTCTCCAAGCCCAGAACACCTCACCCACGGTGGATTCCGGTAATACCGCATGGGTGCTGACCGCGACGGCTCTGGTTCTTTTCATGACCATGCCGGGCCTTGCGCTGTTTTACGGCGGACTGGTGAGGGGCCGGAACGTGCTGTCCGTGATGGCGCAGTGCGGCGGAATCGCCTGCATGGCCTCGCTGCTGTGGGTGGCGGTGGGTTACAGCCTGGCTTTCAAGGGGGATGGCGGGTGGATCGGAAATCTCAATGCCTTGTTTCTGAAGGGAGTGACGGTGGATTCCGTGGCGGCTGGAACCCAGCTTCCGGAAGTGCTGTTCGTGATGTTCCAGATGACTTTCGCGATCATCACGCCGTGCCTCTACATCGGTGCGGTGGTGGAGCGGATGAAATTCGGCGCGCTCATGTTGTTCTCCGCGCTCTGGCTGTTGGCGGTTTATTTCCCCGTAACCCACTGGGTGTGGGGGGGCGGCTGGTTGCAGGACATGGGGGTGAAAGACCTGGCAGGCGGCATCGTCGTCCATGCGACGGCTGGAATCACCGCCCTGATCCTGGCCATGATGCTGGGCAAACGCCGTGGTTTTCCCGAGCATCCGCACCCGCCCCATCAGCCGGGAATGGTCTACATCGGTGCGGCGATGTTGTGGGTCGGCTGGTTCGGATTCAACGGCGGCAGCCAGCTCGCGGCCAATGGTCCGGCAGGCATGACGGTGCTCGTCACCCATTTGTCCGCCTGTGCCGCAGGCTTGGTCTGGTGTCTGTTGGAGCGACTCCGGAACGGCAAGGCAGGCTTGATCGGCATGGTCACCGGACTCGTCGCCGGATTGGCGACGATCACACCGGCCTCGGGCGATGTCGGCCCCCTCGGAGCGATCGTCATCGGCTCTCTCTCGGCGGTGGTTTGTTACTTCTCCGTCAGCCTGATCCGGGAAAAGCTCCATATCGATGATTCGCTGGATGTCTTCGCAGTCCATGGTGTGGGCGGCATTTTGGGCACGGTTTTGCTCGCGTTTTTCGGCCAACCCTCGCTCGGCGGGCTCGGCCACGTGAAATCCGTGGGAACGCAGCTTGGAATCCAACTCACGGGTCTGGGTGTGACGATTCTCTGGTCCGCCGTGGCGACGGTGGCGTTGGTTTTCATCGTCCGGGCCATACTCGGGCTGCGGGTGAGCGAGGAACAGGAGGCCGAGGGACTCGATCGTTCCGAACACGGTGAAAATGCTTACCCGATGGAATCGTAA
- a CDS encoding GAF domain-containing SpoIIE family protein phosphatase — protein MHVSTLILIPVAALIVTALIFALQNQRRRVRAIRRRFDNLEREEERMFTFLHDLGLAIENEPSPSMLSRIIVDGIDKVVAARGGAIYFLNAEGGFLSPSYISEECPPLIGIPVEIRKKAERDPRALESHVRLSRIAMEDGILGHCLSVGEPMHVPDMKNHPAFRDAFTRYTDDVAVLVAPLRHANKDLGVLAVARRHADGNFSNNDFAVFRTAAEQSSFAIGNARIHREAHEKRAMEGELRNAREVQRILLPQHDPVISGFRISGTNLPARIISGDYYDYLDLGNDKLGIAIADVSGKGVPAGLLMAMCRSSLRSVASGEMSPSKVMAAVNRQLFPDIREDMFISMAYSILDAATGKLTLSRAGHDPALLYRRQTGKVELLRSPGLALGVDGGTVFERVTRDQEIELKSGDCVLFYTDGVKEAVDADEEEFGMDRMSESFRRAAPLGAESVLIRMQEELKMFTGEGKQMDDITLVALEKR, from the coding sequence ATGCACGTTTCCACCCTCATACTCATTCCGGTTGCCGCGCTGATTGTAACGGCGCTGATTTTCGCCCTGCAGAACCAGCGCCGCCGCGTGCGGGCCATCCGCCGCAGGTTTGACAACCTGGAACGCGAGGAGGAGCGCATGTTCACCTTCCTCCACGACCTCGGCCTGGCCATTGAGAATGAACCATCTCCGTCGATGCTGTCGCGCATCATCGTGGATGGCATCGACAAGGTCGTCGCCGCGCGCGGCGGTGCGATCTATTTCCTGAACGCGGAGGGAGGGTTTCTCAGTCCGTCCTATATTTCCGAGGAATGCCCGCCGCTCATCGGCATCCCGGTGGAGATCCGCAAGAAAGCCGAGCGCGATCCGCGGGCGCTGGAAAGCCACGTGCGGCTGTCCCGCATCGCCATGGAGGACGGCATCCTCGGCCACTGCCTGAGTGTCGGCGAGCCCATGCATGTGCCGGACATGAAGAATCATCCGGCGTTCCGGGACGCCTTCACCCGCTATACCGACGATGTCGCCGTGCTGGTGGCTCCCTTGCGCCATGCGAACAAGGACCTCGGCGTGCTCGCCGTGGCCCGCCGTCACGCGGATGGGAATTTTTCCAACAATGACTTCGCCGTCTTCCGCACCGCCGCCGAGCAGTCGTCGTTCGCCATCGGAAACGCCCGCATCCACCGCGAGGCCCATGAGAAGCGGGCGATGGAGGGGGAGCTCCGGAACGCCCGCGAGGTCCAGCGCATCCTGCTTCCCCAGCATGACCCGGTCATCAGCGGTTTCCGCATTTCCGGGACGAACCTGCCGGCCCGCATCATCAGCGGCGACTATTACGACTACCTGGATCTGGGGAACGACAAGCTCGGCATCGCCATCGCCGATGTTTCCGGAAAAGGCGTCCCGGCGGGTCTGCTGATGGCCATGTGCCGCAGCTCCCTGAGATCCGTCGCTTCGGGGGAAATGTCCCCGTCGAAGGTCATGGCCGCCGTGAACCGCCAGCTTTTCCCGGACATCCGGGAGGACATGTTCATCAGCATGGCCTACAGCATTCTGGATGCGGCGACCGGCAAGCTCACGCTCTCCCGCGCCGGGCACGATCCGGCCCTGCTGTACCGCCGGCAGACCGGGAAGGTCGAGCTGCTTCGCTCACCCGGCCTCGCACTGGGCGTCGATGGTGGCACTGTCTTCGAGCGGGTCACGCGGGATCAGGAAATCGAGCTGAAATCCGGTGACTGCGTGCTTTTCTACACGGATGGAGTGAAGGAGGCCGTCGATGCCGACGAGGAGGAATTCGGCATGGATCGCATGTCCGAGTCCTTCCGCAGGGCCGCGCCGCTGGGTGCGGAAAGCGTGCTCATCCGGATGCAGGAGGAACTCAAGATGTTCACCGGCGAGGGAAAACAGATGGACGACATCACACTCGTCGCGCTGGAGAAACGCTAA
- a CDS encoding 1-acyl-sn-glycerol-3-phosphate acyltransferase: MQNIVVEKPYTFIPPRHSRGWHWLVRLLLPRYIKKTNGVAAVECVGAEKLRASLDAGHGIMIVSNHCRPCDPMVLDSLAAEVERPFHVIASWHAFMFNKIRRFIMPRVGAFSVYREGMDRESLKCSVKTVADARHPLVIFAEGIITRSNDRLVNFMDGPSFIARSAAKQRTEGKVVIHPVFIRYFFEGDLEKTVMPVIGDIEKRLAWQPQIHLPLRERILKIGGALLDLKEIEHLHSPQSGTIRERLQRLEDFLLAPLEIQWCGGRHDGDTMARVKRLRSAILPQMVTGDLTETERASPWRQLADLYLVQQLHCYPGDYFENATPERILETVERYEEDLTDVARPHFPIRAVITVGDAIEVGAGRDKSQDTDPVTAEIRRRMEELLESSKNHRRIAPTGAGIP, from the coding sequence ATGCAAAACATTGTCGTCGAGAAGCCATACACCTTCATCCCTCCCCGCCACAGCCGGGGCTGGCACTGGCTCGTGCGTCTCCTGCTTCCCCGCTACATCAAGAAAACCAACGGCGTCGCCGCGGTGGAATGCGTGGGTGCGGAGAAACTCCGCGCCTCGCTCGACGCCGGTCACGGCATCATGATCGTCTCGAACCACTGCCGCCCTTGCGATCCCATGGTGCTGGATTCGCTGGCGGCCGAAGTGGAGCGGCCTTTCCACGTGATCGCGAGCTGGCATGCTTTCATGTTCAATAAAATCCGGCGCTTCATCATGCCGCGCGTGGGAGCCTTCAGTGTCTATCGCGAGGGCATGGACAGGGAATCGCTGAAATGTTCCGTGAAAACCGTGGCCGACGCACGACACCCGCTTGTCATCTTCGCCGAAGGCATCATCACCCGCTCCAATGACCGGCTGGTGAATTTCATGGATGGCCCGTCGTTCATCGCCCGCTCGGCGGCCAAGCAGCGCACGGAAGGCAAGGTGGTCATCCACCCTGTGTTCATCCGCTATTTCTTCGAGGGAGATCTGGAAAAGACGGTCATGCCCGTGATCGGGGATATCGAAAAACGTCTCGCCTGGCAGCCGCAAATCCATCTCCCGCTGCGTGAACGCATCCTCAAGATCGGCGGGGCTCTGCTGGATCTGAAGGAAATCGAGCACCTGCATTCGCCCCAATCCGGGACGATCCGCGAACGCCTGCAACGGCTCGAGGACTTCCTGCTGGCTCCGCTTGAGATCCAGTGGTGCGGCGGACGCCACGACGGCGACACCATGGCCCGCGTCAAACGGCTGCGCTCGGCCATTCTTCCGCAGATGGTGACGGGTGATCTCACGGAAACCGAGCGGGCCTCCCCCTGGCGACAGCTTGCCGACCTCTATCTCGTCCAGCAGCTCCACTGCTACCCCGGAGACTATTTTGAGAATGCCACCCCGGAACGCATTCTGGAAACCGTGGAACGATACGAGGAGGATCTGACGGATGTCGCCCGGCCCCATTTCCCCATCCGCGCGGTCATCACCGTGGGCGACGCCATCGAGGTCGGTGCGGGCCGGGACAAATCCCAGGATACGGATCCCGTCACGGCGGAGATCCGCAGGCGGATGGAGGAGTTGTTGGAATCATCGAAGAACCACCGGAGGATCGCTCCGACGGGGGCCGGAATCCCGTGA
- a CDS encoding STAS domain-containing protein — protein sequence MTTEAPISVGIFDGFSWIRCEGKGSFMNSPVIKAFGDERIAAGERCLAVDLASCTGMDSTFMGTLAGMASRLSAQDGGVLQIAEAGDRNRRSLEDLGLDFLMEIDPPEARWKHDITRIRANLRAPQTPPAPGQVQRTQHVLEAHQILSEANDKNAKVFSNVVTMLEDELAEKQKLAQSAKK from the coding sequence GTGACAACGGAAGCCCCTATATCAGTCGGTATCTTCGATGGATTCAGCTGGATCCGCTGTGAGGGCAAGGGTTCGTTCATGAACAGCCCGGTCATCAAGGCCTTCGGTGACGAGCGGATCGCGGCAGGCGAACGATGTCTCGCGGTGGACCTCGCCAGTTGCACCGGAATGGACTCCACCTTCATGGGAACGCTCGCCGGCATGGCCTCACGGCTGTCCGCGCAGGACGGGGGAGTGCTCCAGATCGCCGAAGCCGGAGATCGGAACCGCCGCTCGCTGGAAGACCTCGGGCTGGATTTCCTGATGGAGATCGATCCTCCCGAGGCCCGTTGGAAGCACGATATCACCCGGATCCGGGCGAACCTCAGGGCTCCTCAGACGCCTCCCGCGCCAGGCCAGGTCCAGCGGACCCAACATGTGCTGGAAGCCCACCAGATCCTGTCCGAGGCGAATGACAAGAACGCGAAGGTCTTCTCGAATGTGGTCACGATGTTGGAGGACGAGCTTGCGGAAAAACAGAAGCTGGCCCAGTCGGCAAAAAAATGA
- a CDS encoding arylsulfatase, producing MKFLLLVFAFSSIVHSQEVPKPNIIWIMADDLGYGELGCYGQKVIRTPNIDRMAEGGLRFTHFYSGATVCAPSRSVLMTGQHQGHTRVRGNAGKANPLAQALRAEDTTVADVLKKSGYATALIGKWGLGDEGAADVGLPRKHGFDQFFGYLNQVHAHDHYPDYLWRDEEKVPNKEYADDRFADEAIRFINERKDKPFFLYWSMVVPHAHNGLKGPLGGAEVPDLGPYADKDWPGPDKGHAAMITRLDSYVGRLLDELKKLRLTENTLVIFTSDNGPHDESGHDLTRFSPSGPFTGIKRSLTDGGIRVPFIASWPGKIKAGESGHVAYFGDFMATAADLAKAGAPQGLDSISLVPTLLAGGGQKSHEFLYWEFHEGTFRQAALYQGRWKGIRRNPGKPIVLFDQENDAAEQTDVASQHADIVEKIEVYLETARSDSPDWPVKKSKP from the coding sequence ATGAAGTTTCTCCTGCTGGTTTTCGCGTTCTCAAGCATCGTTCATTCACAAGAAGTTCCGAAGCCCAACATCATCTGGATCATGGCGGATGATCTGGGCTATGGGGAGCTCGGTTGCTACGGCCAGAAAGTCATCCGGACCCCGAACATCGACCGCATGGCGGAAGGCGGCCTGCGCTTCACCCATTTCTACTCCGGCGCCACCGTTTGCGCCCCTTCGCGCAGTGTCCTGATGACCGGACAGCACCAGGGCCACACCCGTGTCCGTGGAAATGCCGGCAAGGCGAATCCACTCGCCCAAGCCCTCCGGGCGGAGGACACCACGGTCGCGGATGTGTTGAAAAAATCCGGCTACGCCACCGCCCTCATCGGCAAATGGGGTCTCGGCGACGAAGGTGCGGCGGATGTCGGCCTGCCGCGCAAACATGGATTCGACCAGTTTTTCGGCTACCTGAACCAAGTCCACGCCCACGACCACTATCCGGATTACCTGTGGCGCGATGAGGAAAAGGTTCCCAACAAGGAATACGCCGATGACCGCTTCGCCGACGAAGCCATCCGTTTCATCAACGAGAGGAAGGACAAGCCCTTCTTCCTCTACTGGAGCATGGTGGTACCCCACGCCCACAACGGGCTCAAGGGACCGCTCGGCGGTGCCGAAGTTCCGGATCTCGGGCCTTACGCGGACAAGGACTGGCCCGGTCCCGACAAAGGCCATGCCGCCATGATCACCCGCCTGGACTCCTATGTCGGCCGCCTGCTCGACGAACTCAAGAAGCTGCGTCTCACGGAAAACACCCTCGTCATCTTCACGAGTGACAACGGCCCCCACGACGAAAGCGGCCACGATCTGACCCGTTTCAGCCCCTCCGGCCCGTTCACCGGCATCAAGCGGTCGCTGACGGACGGAGGCATCCGGGTGCCGTTCATCGCCTCATGGCCCGGAAAGATCAAGGCCGGCGAGAGCGGCCACGTCGCCTACTTCGGCGACTTCATGGCCACCGCCGCGGATCTGGCGAAAGCCGGGGCTCCGCAAGGCCTGGATTCCATCAGCCTCGTTCCCACCCTGCTGGCCGGCGGCGGGCAGAAAAGCCACGAATTCCTCTATTGGGAATTCCATGAAGGAACCTTCAGACAGGCGGCCCTCTATCAAGGCCGCTGGAAAGGCATCCGCCGGAATCCGGGAAAGCCCATCGTTCTCTTCGACCAGGAAAACGACGCCGCCGAGCAAACCGACGTCGCCAGCCAACACGCCGACATTGTGGAAAAAATCGAAGTCTATCTGGAAACCGCCCGCAGCGATTCGCCGGATTGGCCGGTCAAAAAATCAAAACCGTAG